One window from the genome of Erwinia sorbitola encodes:
- a CDS encoding adhesin has translation MEKEYGPAVSQELVKGLLSGQDYIKRNPDSEAMAKAQTIMNTWGYHKSNASIGDAPLMFGSSVLGTTIKEGMALNAAIGMGVNSVAQLSGNDPFSYVDAIMAGVTAAVTTGKGIGTSAGINMGGAAIGSGIKGEDPTNSVISTGLGSVLGSGTGKVISGTLGTSVKEGTADIISNIGGSVASEAVGNTVKGTLDEADKSTKK, from the coding sequence ATGGAGAAGGAATATGGCCCGGCCGTGTCGCAGGAGCTGGTTAAAGGTCTGCTATCGGGGCAGGATTATATAAAACGAAATCCTGACTCTGAGGCTATGGCTAAAGCGCAGACCATTATGAATACCTGGGGTTATCATAAATCGAACGCCAGTATTGGTGATGCGCCGCTGATGTTTGGGAGCAGTGTGCTTGGCACCACGATAAAAGAGGGAATGGCGCTGAATGCGGCAATCGGTATGGGGGTTAACTCTGTTGCCCAGCTCAGCGGAAATGATCCATTCAGCTACGTGGATGCGATTATGGCTGGCGTGACAGCAGCAGTTACTACGGGTAAAGGTATCGGTACATCAGCTGGAATAAATATGGGTGGTGCTGCGATTGGAAGTGGTATTAAAGGTGAAGATCCGACGAACTCTGTTATTAGTACCGGGTTGGGATCCGTGCTTGGTAGCGGTACAGGCAAGGTTATATCCGGAACTTTAGGAACTTCTGTAAAAGAAGGAACGGCAGATATTATCAGCAATATTGGAGGATCAGTTGCCAGTGAAGCCGTTGGTAATACAGTAAAAGGAACACTCGATGAAGCTGATAAATCAACTAAAAAATAA
- a CDS encoding damage-inducible protein J gives MSTIHFRIDDETKRLAMQAAERQKTSLTEIMRQRAEELAAEERQYQDGQHDAWLEQQITAAFSRYDAGEASFISDDEMSSRMDELKAQAARGRL, from the coding sequence ATGAGCACAATCCACTTCAGGATAGATGATGAAACCAAGCGTCTGGCGATGCAGGCGGCAGAGCGGCAGAAGACCAGCCTGACGGAAATCATGCGTCAGCGGGCTGAAGAGCTTGCTGCAGAGGAGCGACAGTATCAGGACGGTCAACATGATGCCTGGCTCGAACAGCAGATAACAGCGGCGTTCAGTCGCTATGATGCTGGTGAAGCCAGCTTCATCAGTGATGATGAGATGAGCAGTCGAATGGACGAACTGAAAGCGCAGGCAGCGCGGGGCAGGTTGTGA
- a CDS encoding AAA family ATPase, translated as MAPIEEIAQWIQNKPVWWRHSVRLALRHGELNQNCLDEILHVARMENGLEDHDINYSYYSSNIDFSGYKSEQHEVSLNSLSSVKGIAALAENQTLKFPQSGLFIVYGDNGAGKSSYASILKNACLTRGDSPEIIGNVFSITNPPPQAKISVNCDSGVRDFSWDKKFQSNDLLKSIRVFDSSSAHHYVNKEDSLGFKPAGLNLLSELINAINKVKAIAEEDIMPGNGLITLTERKSQSLTAKFINNISSETMESELREHVASPAELFRIEPLRQSIAQLKLQTAEQTKKTLNHNKSVINPLKDFCERTLKLLDDNAITYIQGLFIDRNLKQITAEELRQATLQGLPLENVAGLTWQTLWLAAKEFIAHDAKTQSFPLKNGDICPLCLQKVGVESEHNQASLNRYLTDKTSSDAKDAQLLYSNAIQKIKSYNINLVPYQAALTLLESFQVGISDSIKKLFSDLQQRKELLCSTDFTGWNNDNTIDTSCISFIDSIINNITTQIESLQTDDDLLSLISKNESELQLIEDKKYALENNKSIRSNIQRYKIIKKWEKVISDCGTRQISNLASQLYRTGIVQPLIQAFNHELNAFGFNRFTVNVDSRNRTGQQQFKLVIAEANEPIVAKVASEGEQRCIAIASFLAEMKADKRKSAVIFDDPVNSLSHEWSRRVALRLVKESVERQVIIFTHNIVFYKLLLEAAESTNALHDGIALDRSRSYAGIVRDSPPWEALTTGRRISYLRSEVQKLRRIDKEGTVAEFRLASRSFYGLLRECWERLVEEKLLNKVVTRFERGVATQRLSRLLDLSQNDIDRVEISMTKCSTYFTGHDSASEIGDPYPTIDEITQDLELVSKFLEELQRDRKRS; from the coding sequence ATGGCACCTATTGAGGAGATTGCTCAGTGGATTCAGAACAAACCTGTTTGGTGGAGACACTCAGTTCGACTGGCTCTTAGGCATGGTGAATTAAATCAAAACTGCCTCGATGAAATACTTCATGTGGCAAGAATGGAAAATGGCTTAGAAGATCATGATATTAATTATTCATACTATTCTTCTAATATTGATTTCTCTGGATATAAATCTGAACAACATGAAGTTTCGCTAAATTCTCTTTCGAGTGTAAAGGGGATTGCTGCATTAGCAGAAAATCAGACATTAAAATTCCCACAAAGTGGCTTATTTATTGTTTATGGTGATAATGGTGCTGGTAAATCAAGTTACGCATCAATTTTGAAAAACGCATGTTTAACAAGAGGTGATAGTCCTGAAATCATCGGTAATGTTTTTTCAATAACAAATCCTCCCCCTCAAGCGAAAATCTCGGTTAATTGTGATAGCGGTGTTAGAGATTTCTCATGGGATAAAAAATTTCAAAGTAATGATCTTCTAAAATCAATACGTGTTTTCGATAGTTCATCTGCACATCATTATGTAAATAAAGAAGATAGCCTTGGATTTAAACCTGCGGGGCTTAATCTACTTTCAGAATTAATAAATGCTATAAATAAAGTTAAAGCGATTGCTGAAGAAGATATAATGCCAGGAAATGGATTAATCACTCTCACTGAACGCAAATCTCAAAGTCTAACAGCTAAATTTATTAACAACATAAGCTCTGAAACAATGGAGTCGGAGCTGAGAGAACATGTAGCATCGCCTGCGGAGTTATTCAGAATTGAACCATTAAGACAGTCGATTGCACAACTTAAATTACAGACAGCAGAGCAAACAAAAAAAACTCTCAATCATAATAAGAGTGTCATTAATCCTTTGAAGGATTTTTGTGAAAGAACATTAAAGTTGCTAGATGATAATGCAATAACATACATTCAAGGATTATTCATAGATAGAAATCTCAAGCAAATTACGGCAGAAGAATTACGACAAGCAACCCTACAAGGGCTACCTTTAGAAAACGTAGCTGGGTTGACTTGGCAAACTCTTTGGTTAGCTGCAAAGGAATTCATTGCGCATGATGCGAAAACACAATCGTTCCCATTAAAAAATGGGGATATTTGCCCTCTGTGCCTGCAAAAAGTAGGGGTTGAGAGTGAACATAATCAAGCATCATTGAATAGATATCTTACTGATAAAACGTCCAGCGATGCTAAAGATGCACAATTATTATATTCTAACGCCATTCAAAAAATAAAATCATACAATATTAACTTAGTTCCTTATCAAGCTGCTTTAACGTTGCTTGAATCATTTCAGGTCGGTATTAGCGACTCAATTAAAAAATTATTTTCAGATCTACAACAGCGGAAAGAATTATTGTGCTCTACGGATTTCACAGGGTGGAATAACGATAACACTATTGACACAAGTTGCATCTCGTTCATTGACTCCATAATTAACAATATAACGACACAAATCGAATCATTGCAAACAGACGATGATCTCCTGTCACTAATATCAAAAAATGAATCAGAACTACAACTTATCGAAGATAAAAAGTATGCCCTGGAAAACAATAAATCTATAAGAAGTAATATTCAACGTTATAAGATAATTAAAAAATGGGAAAAGGTGATTTCTGACTGCGGAACTCGGCAAATATCAAATCTGGCTTCCCAGCTTTACAGAACTGGAATTGTTCAACCACTAATTCAAGCATTTAATCATGAGCTTAATGCATTTGGTTTTAATCGTTTCACCGTAAATGTTGATTCACGTAATCGTACAGGACAACAGCAATTTAAATTAGTTATTGCTGAAGCAAATGAACCAATTGTAGCCAAGGTTGCTAGTGAAGGAGAACAACGTTGTATAGCAATAGCAAGTTTTCTTGCTGAGATGAAGGCTGATAAAAGAAAATCAGCTGTAATATTTGATGATCCAGTAAATTCTTTGAGCCATGAATGGAGTCGTCGCGTTGCTTTGCGATTAGTTAAAGAATCAGTGGAGAGACAAGTTATTATCTTCACCCATAATATCGTTTTTTATAAACTATTGCTCGAAGCGGCCGAATCAACGAATGCACTGCACGATGGAATTGCTTTAGATAGATCGCGCAGTTATGCCGGTATTGTTAGAGATTCACCACCATGGGAAGCTTTAACAACAGGAAGGCGCATAAGCTATCTTCGCTCGGAAGTTCAAAAGCTAAGACGGATAGATAAGGAAGGGACTGTAGCAGAGTTTAGACTTGCATCACGTTCATTTTATGGTCTCTTACGTGAATGCTGGGAAAGGCTTGTAGAAGAAAAATTGCTCAACAAAGTAGTAACAAGATTTGAAAGAGGAGTTGCTACACAGCGTTTATCACGCCTACTTGATTTGTCCCAAAATGACATTGATCGTGTTGAAATTAGCATGACGAAGTGCAGTACATATTTCACTGGACATGACAGTGCTTCAGAGATTGGTGACCCATATCCGACAATTGATGAGATAACCCAAGACCTTGAATTGGTGTCAAAATTTTTAGAAGAACTTCAACGTGATAGGAAACGTTCTTAA
- a CDS encoding DUF3828 domain-containing protein, whose product MKKWLLILVMSFVAFQAAAAGHNNDPQSTSLAFYSWYLAALNKEESPIDEHDPLLNEYVTQRLLQKINLLIKSPDGMDDDYFLQDQDYSDGWVNNVSVSRFTLNGKRAAGDVTLGRDPADQQHLLVTLVEERDGWKIDDVEKESPAP is encoded by the coding sequence ATGAAAAAGTGGTTGCTGATACTGGTGATGTCCTTCGTTGCTTTTCAGGCAGCGGCGGCGGGACATAACAACGATCCCCAGAGCACCAGTCTGGCATTTTACAGTTGGTATCTGGCGGCGCTGAATAAAGAAGAGAGCCCGATTGATGAACATGACCCGTTATTAAACGAGTATGTCACTCAGCGGCTGCTGCAAAAAATTAATCTGCTGATCAAAAGCCCGGACGGCATGGACGATGATTATTTCCTGCAAGATCAGGATTACAGCGACGGTTGGGTTAATAATGTCAGCGTCAGCCGCTTTACGCTAAACGGCAAGCGGGCCGCAGGTGACGTGACTCTCGGGCGTGACCCGGCTGACCAGCAACATCTGCTGGTCACGCTGGTGGAGGAGCGCGATGGCTGGAAGATTGATGACGTTGAAAAAGAGTCGCCTGCACCCTGA
- a CDS encoding type II toxin-antitoxin system RelE/ParE family toxin has protein sequence MTQTIRWERQAQADREAIFRYLYQEAGLSVASATDDKFVSMTGILKENPLAGTKAGRTARHRKLVVPRFPFIIIYVVEGKVVSILRVLHTARKIAGRYQKS, from the coding sequence GTGACACAAACGATCCGCTGGGAAAGGCAGGCTCAGGCAGACAGGGAGGCCATCTTCCGTTATCTGTACCAGGAAGCTGGCCTGTCGGTAGCCAGCGCTACAGACGATAAGTTCGTCAGCATGACTGGCATCCTTAAAGAGAATCCGCTGGCCGGTACAAAAGCCGGAAGAACAGCGCGGCATCGTAAACTGGTGGTGCCCCGCTTCCCGTTCATCATCATCTATGTCGTTGAAGGGAAGGTGGTCAGTATCCTGCGTGTCCTGCATACTGCCAGAAAAATAGCGGGTCGTTATCAGAAAAGTTAG
- a CDS encoding VENN motif pre-toxin domain-containing protein has product MKSLTTQNKPYGEQSTQEKASNALGHALLGGVVAELSGGSAAAGAAGGVTGELAAPAIALALYGTADSSRLTSGQKENLSALATLAAGIASGVSGGSTQVSIRALQAVHTSTHPAECSADSGENKSHNDTTVDTTVDTTKSMQNEHNPLQDR; this is encoded by the coding sequence GTGAAGAGCCTGACGACGCAGAACAAGCCGTACGGAGAGCAGAGCACACAGGAGAAGGCGAGCAACGCGCTGGGGCATGCGCTGCTGGGTGGCGTGGTGGCGGAACTGAGCGGAGGAAGTGCGGCGGCGGGTGCAGCGGGCGGCGTGACGGGAGAGCTTGCGGCCCCGGCCATAGCGCTGGCGCTGTACGGAACGGCGGACAGCAGCAGGCTGACGTCAGGGCAGAAGGAAAACCTGAGCGCGCTGGCCACGCTGGCCGCAGGGATAGCGTCGGGGGTGAGCGGCGGCAGCACGCAGGTGAGTATCCGTGCGTTGCAGGCGGTCCATACGAGTACACATCCGGCGGAATGTTCCGCTGACAGCGGTGAAAATAAAAGTCATAATGACACCACAGTCGACACCACAGTCGACACCACAAAGAGCATGCAAAATGAGCACAATCCACTTCAGGATAGATGA
- a CDS encoding lipid kinase, protein MIQEMPIGLLLINEHSRNGKANKQQALSLLTAQGIQVIEPEPHDRRNSSEIILAYADRIDMVIIGGGDGSLNAAAKGLMHSGLPLGVLPLGTANDFARTIGIAHDLTLAVKTIAAGHQRPIDLGEVNGHPFFNVSSIGFSATLAHHLTAESKKRWGTFGYALAAFKLLKQSRPFSATLEYDGIAEKVKTVQVSVGNGRFYGGGMTVEQSAAPDDGRLDIYSLEVAHWWEMIALLPALRRGTHGRWRKVRTLSTTAMTLTTRRPHNINADGELIGQTPARFSIRPHAINVFAPEG, encoded by the coding sequence ATTATTCAGGAAATGCCGATCGGACTGTTGCTGATAAATGAGCACTCGCGCAATGGAAAAGCCAATAAACAGCAGGCGCTGTCACTGTTAACGGCCCAGGGGATTCAGGTGATTGAACCTGAGCCACACGACCGCCGCAACAGCAGTGAGATTATTCTCGCCTACGCTGACCGCATCGATATGGTGATTATTGGTGGCGGGGACGGCAGCCTGAACGCCGCCGCCAAAGGATTAATGCATAGCGGACTGCCGCTGGGTGTGCTGCCGCTCGGCACCGCCAATGATTTCGCGCGCACCATCGGTATCGCTCATGATCTTACCCTGGCGGTAAAAACGATTGCTGCCGGGCATCAGCGCCCCATCGACTTAGGTGAGGTCAACGGCCATCCGTTTTTCAATGTCTCCAGCATCGGTTTTTCCGCTACGCTGGCGCACCATTTAACTGCGGAATCCAAAAAACGCTGGGGCACCTTTGGCTATGCGCTGGCGGCGTTTAAGCTGCTAAAACAGAGCCGCCCGTTCAGCGCCACCCTTGAGTATGACGGCATCGCCGAGAAGGTAAAAACGGTGCAGGTTTCCGTTGGTAATGGCCGCTTCTACGGCGGTGGCATGACGGTGGAGCAGAGCGCTGCGCCAGACGATGGTCGCCTGGATATTTACAGCCTGGAAGTGGCGCACTGGTGGGAAATGATCGCTCTGCTACCCGCCCTGCGGCGCGGCACCCACGGGCGCTGGCGTAAAGTGCGAACCTTATCCACCACCGCCATGACGCTGACCACCCGTCGGCCCCATAATATTAACGCTGACGGTGAGCTGATCGGGCAGACGCCCGCCCGATTTTCCATCAGGCCACATGCAATTAATGTTTTTGCTCCAGAGGGCTGA
- a CDS encoding amino acid permease — protein MSDQENATQNLHRGLSSRHIQLISLGGAIGTGLFMGAGKTIAVSGTSILITYVVVGFFMYMVMRAMGELLLTRLDYRSFADFVSDYLGPKASFFLGWSYWLSWVVTCIADVVVCGGYMQFWLPELSPWIPALITLGLLCLFNLLSVKMFGEAEFWFAIIKVIAIVALIVTGIWMIASGWTSPDGVTASLHNLSDPQVFLPHGIVGFFAGFQIAIFSYTGIELLGTMSAETKSPEKVLPKAIRAIPLRIIIFYVLSMVVIIAVTSWQHISPDTSPFVTLFARAGLPAAAAVINFVALTSAMSSANSGVYSSTRMLYGLSLEQHAHWQFRTLSRTTRIPVRSLMFSCFCMLSGTLLLFLVPNVMTLFTVVSTLAAILVIYTWGMILVAYLVYRKRSPELHQRSTFKMPAGILMSWLTLLFFLFSLVVMVFDPDTLMALCAMPLWFILLAWVWRVKQRREQADVVHAA, from the coding sequence ATGTCTGACCAGGAAAACGCCACGCAAAACCTGCACCGAGGCCTGAGTTCGCGCCATATCCAGCTTATCTCACTGGGAGGTGCCATCGGTACCGGGTTGTTTATGGGAGCAGGTAAAACCATCGCTGTGTCCGGCACCTCGATCCTGATCACCTATGTGGTGGTGGGTTTCTTTATGTATATGGTGATGCGGGCCATGGGTGAGCTGCTGCTGACCCGGCTGGATTACCGCTCCTTCGCAGATTTTGTTTCCGACTACCTCGGCCCGAAGGCCAGCTTCTTTCTCGGCTGGTCGTACTGGCTTAGTTGGGTGGTGACCTGTATTGCTGATGTGGTGGTGTGCGGTGGGTATATGCAGTTCTGGCTACCCGAACTGTCGCCGTGGATCCCGGCGCTGATTACCCTTGGGCTGCTCTGTCTGTTTAATCTGCTGTCGGTGAAAATGTTTGGCGAGGCTGAGTTCTGGTTTGCGATTATTAAAGTGATCGCCATCGTCGCGCTGATTGTTACCGGCATCTGGATGATTGCCAGCGGCTGGACATCGCCAGATGGCGTCACCGCCTCGCTGCACAATCTCAGCGATCCGCAGGTATTCCTGCCACACGGTATCGTCGGCTTCTTTGCCGGTTTCCAGATCGCAATTTTCTCCTACACCGGCATCGAGTTGCTGGGCACCATGAGCGCTGAGACAAAATCGCCGGAGAAGGTGCTGCCGAAGGCTATCCGGGCGATTCCGCTGCGCATTATTATCTTCTATGTACTGTCGATGGTGGTGATCATTGCCGTGACCTCCTGGCAGCATATCTCGCCGGATACCAGCCCGTTTGTTACGCTGTTTGCCAGGGCCGGGCTGCCTGCTGCTGCCGCAGTGATTAACTTTGTTGCCCTGACGTCGGCAATGTCATCTGCTAATAGCGGCGTCTACTCCAGCACGCGAATGCTGTACGGCCTGTCGCTGGAGCAGCATGCTCACTGGCAGTTTCGCACTCTGTCGCGCACCACTCGCATTCCGGTACGCAGCCTGATGTTCTCCTGCTTCTGTATGCTAAGTGGTACGCTGCTGCTGTTCCTGGTGCCGAACGTTATGACGCTGTTTACCGTGGTGTCGACGCTGGCGGCAATTCTGGTGATTTATACCTGGGGGATGATTCTGGTGGCGTATCTGGTGTATCGCAAACGCAGCCCGGAGCTGCACCAGCGCTCGACGTTTAAAATGCCCGCCGGGATTCTGATGAGCTGGCTGACGCTGCTGTTCTTTCTGTTTTCACTGGTGGTGATGGTGTTTGATCCGGATACGCTGATGGCGCTGTGCGCAATGCCGCTGTGGTTTATTTTGCTGGCGTGGGTCTGGCGCGTGAAGCAGCGCCGGGAACAGGCGGATGTGGTTCATGCTGCTTAG
- the dld gene encoding D-lactate dehydrogenase, with the protein MQHTLTLQQLGDLVDPHNLITDSYQKAYYCKGFRVGHGDALAVVLPETLLQLWQVLKVCQQNDTIILMQASNTGVTGGSTPHGNDYDRPVVIVSTRKIKGVQVIDNAQQVIAFPGSTLTELETSLKPWNKEPHSVIGSSCIGASVVGGICNNSGGSLLQRGPAFTEKSLFAQIDDSGELDLINHLGIDLGSTPEEMIARLEAGDYTTGTAPDWEGKIWADDYAGVIKDVDATTPTRFNGNPQYLHDSAGCAGKVIVFAVRLATFDATPQEDTFYIGTNDEQVLLELRRYLIEQLDTLPIQAEYIHRNAFRLTLRYARHMFLSIKRFGPAALPALMQKKARWDALVKKLRLLPHNTIDRLIQWGNYIMPSTVAPRLLSYHRRYEHHLMIKVARDEVPQMSRLLTAYFATRNGEWFHCTQAEQKDAFLVRFGVGACTVFYCEYAGINTDDRLIAFDVALRRNDDRWMIRLPPELQAQVLEDSCCGHFFCLVNHQDYILKPGVDSVKFKAAVLAYLDQRGAKYPAEHNIGHLYHASEEHQHHFHQLDPTNSCNPGIGKTSKKKHWA; encoded by the coding sequence ATGCAACACACTTTGACCCTGCAACAACTGGGCGACCTCGTCGACCCGCACAATCTAATCACCGACAGTTACCAGAAAGCGTATTACTGCAAAGGCTTCCGCGTGGGGCATGGGGATGCGCTGGCGGTGGTGCTGCCGGAAACGCTGCTGCAACTGTGGCAGGTGCTCAAGGTCTGTCAGCAAAATGACACCATTATCTTGATGCAGGCATCGAACACCGGTGTGACTGGCGGCTCGACGCCGCACGGCAATGATTACGATCGTCCGGTTGTGATTGTCAGTACGCGTAAAATCAAAGGTGTGCAGGTTATTGATAATGCACAGCAGGTTATCGCCTTCCCGGGCAGTACGCTGACCGAGCTGGAAACCAGCCTGAAGCCGTGGAACAAAGAGCCGCACTCAGTGATTGGATCATCCTGCATTGGCGCATCGGTGGTGGGCGGTATCTGCAATAATTCTGGCGGATCGCTGTTACAGCGAGGCCCGGCGTTTACCGAAAAATCCCTGTTTGCACAAATCGATGACAGCGGTGAACTGGATCTGATTAACCATCTTGGGATCGATTTGGGAAGTACACCCGAAGAGATGATCGCCCGGCTGGAAGCAGGGGATTACACCACCGGTACCGCTCCTGACTGGGAAGGAAAAATCTGGGCCGATGACTACGCCGGGGTGATTAAAGATGTGGATGCCACCACCCCTACGCGTTTTAACGGCAACCCGCAATATTTGCATGACAGCGCGGGCTGCGCCGGAAAAGTGATCGTTTTTGCGGTGCGCCTCGCCACCTTTGATGCCACGCCGCAGGAAGATACCTTCTATATCGGCACCAACGATGAGCAGGTACTGCTTGAGCTGCGCCGCTATCTGATTGAACAGCTGGATACGCTGCCGATTCAGGCGGAATACATTCACCGCAACGCATTCCGGCTGACTCTGCGCTATGCGCGCCATATGTTCTTGTCGATAAAGCGTTTCGGCCCGGCGGCGCTGCCGGCATTGATGCAGAAAAAAGCGCGCTGGGATGCGCTGGTGAAAAAACTCCGGCTGCTGCCGCACAATACTATCGATCGACTGATCCAGTGGGGCAATTACATCATGCCATCCACCGTTGCGCCGCGTCTGCTCTCCTATCATCGCCGCTATGAGCATCATTTGATGATCAAAGTAGCACGTGATGAAGTGCCACAGATGAGCCGGCTGCTGACGGCTTACTTTGCCACGCGCAACGGTGAATGGTTCCACTGTACGCAAGCGGAGCAGAAGGATGCATTTCTGGTGCGTTTCGGCGTCGGGGCGTGCACGGTGTTTTACTGTGAGTACGCCGGGATTAATACCGACGATCGGCTGATTGCTTTTGATGTGGCGCTGCGCCGTAACGACGATCGCTGGATGATCCGCCTGCCGCCAGAGTTGCAGGCACAGGTGCTGGAAGACTCCTGCTGCGGGCACTTCTTCTGCCTGGTGAATCACCAGGACTATATCCTCAAGCCCGGCGTTGATAGCGTGAAGTTTAAAGCCGCAGTCCTGGCGTATCTTGACCAGCGCGGGGCGAAATATCCGGCTGAACATAATATTGGCCATCTTTATCACGCCTCTGAAGAGCATCAGCACCATTTCCATCAGCTGGATCCGACCAACAGCTGCAATCCAGGTATTGGTAAAACCAGCAAGAAGAAACACTGGGCATAA
- the gdhA gene encoding NADP-specific glutamate dehydrogenase, which produces MTAFHSLESFLTSVQQRDPHQPEYLQAVREVFTSLWPFLERNPQYQEQSLLERLVEPERVIQFRVAWTDDKGQVQVNRAWRVQFSSSIGPYKGGMRFHPSVNLSILKFLGFEQTFKNALTTLPMGGGKGGSDFNPKGKSNAEVMRFCQALMTELYRHLGPDTDVPAGDIGVGGREVAFMAGMMKKLSNNTACVFTGKGLSFGGSLIRPEATGYGLVYFTDAMLKRHGLGFEGSSVAVSGAGNVAQFAIEKAMELGARVLTASDSRGTVVDEAGFTPEKLALLADIKNVRYGSVEDYARELNLVYLAGQQPWNVPVDIALPCATQNELDLPAARQLIANGVKAVAEGANMPTTIQATDAFLDAGVLFAPGKAANAGGVATSGLEMAQNAARLSWKAEKVDIRLQHIMLDIHHACVEHGGEGKQTHYVHGANIAGFVKVADAMLAQGVL; this is translated from the coding sequence ATGACAGCTTTTCACTCTCTGGAGTCTTTTCTTACCTCTGTTCAGCAGCGCGACCCGCACCAGCCGGAATATCTGCAAGCCGTACGCGAAGTGTTCACTTCGCTGTGGCCATTCCTTGAGCGTAATCCCCAGTATCAGGAACAAAGTCTGCTGGAGCGGCTGGTCGAACCGGAACGAGTGATCCAGTTCCGCGTTGCATGGACGGATGATAAAGGTCAGGTTCAGGTAAACCGCGCATGGCGTGTGCAGTTCAGCTCATCGATTGGCCCTTATAAAGGGGGAATGCGTTTCCACCCATCGGTGAACCTGTCGATTCTGAAATTCCTGGGCTTTGAGCAGACATTTAAAAATGCGCTGACCACGTTGCCAATGGGCGGCGGTAAAGGCGGGTCTGATTTTAATCCGAAAGGTAAAAGTAACGCGGAAGTGATGCGCTTCTGCCAGGCGCTGATGACAGAACTGTATCGACACCTTGGTCCTGATACCGATGTCCCTGCGGGCGATATCGGCGTTGGCGGTCGTGAAGTGGCGTTTATGGCCGGGATGATGAAAAAGCTGTCGAATAACACCGCCTGCGTGTTTACCGGCAAAGGTCTGTCGTTTGGCGGAAGCCTGATCCGCCCGGAAGCCACCGGCTATGGCCTGGTATACTTCACTGATGCGATGTTAAAACGCCATGGGCTGGGCTTTGAAGGCAGTAGCGTCGCGGTATCCGGTGCAGGCAATGTGGCACAGTTCGCCATTGAAAAAGCGATGGAGCTGGGCGCGCGCGTGCTCACCGCCTCTGACTCGCGCGGCACCGTGGTGGATGAAGCCGGGTTTACTCCTGAGAAGCTGGCGCTGCTGGCTGACATCAAAAACGTGCGTTACGGCAGCGTGGAAGACTATGCGCGGGAACTCAACCTGGTCTATCTTGCCGGGCAGCAGCCTTGGAACGTACCGGTGGATATCGCCTTACCTTGCGCAACGCAGAACGAACTCGACCTGCCTGCGGCGCGTCAGCTGATCGCCAATGGTGTCAAAGCGGTAGCCGAAGGGGCCAATATGCCCACCACCATTCAGGCGACCGATGCCTTCCTTGATGCCGGCGTGCTGTTTGCTCCGGGTAAAGCCGCGAATGCGGGCGGTGTGGCAACTTCCGGCCTTGAAATGGCGCAGAATGCGGCGCGTCTGAGCTGGAAAGCTGAGAAGGTCGATATTCGCCTGCAACATATCATGCTGGATATCCACCACGCCTGCGTAGAGCACGGCGGGGAAGGGAAGCAGACCCACTACGTGCACGGCGCGAATATTGCCGGGTTTGTTAAAGTGGCCGATGCGATGCTGGCACAGGGCGTACTGTAA
- a CDS encoding zinc ABC transporter substrate-binding protein → MNINQVDSYMYKNEIYVKMLGLALPYIRNLQRLEKKEKSLNLSCYLEAELVHNLTVSILDKNFTEHDIWFLNNQAKYYVEKCNEDVSPNYNQHLIYIKKLFNIVPDDLKPKLTWVGPS, encoded by the coding sequence ATGAATATTAATCAAGTGGATAGCTACATGTATAAAAATGAAATATACGTGAAAATGTTAGGGCTTGCACTACCTTACATACGAAATCTACAGCGACTTGAAAAGAAAGAAAAAAGCTTGAACTTATCTTGTTATCTGGAAGCTGAACTTGTTCATAATTTGACCGTATCTATCCTGGATAAGAATTTTACAGAACACGATATATGGTTTTTAAATAACCAAGCAAAGTATTACGTTGAGAAATGTAATGAGGATGTGTCACCAAATTACAATCAACATCTTATTTATATAAAAAAGCTTTTTAATATAGTACCTGACGATTTGAAACCTAAATTAACATGGGTTGGCCCATCATAA